The sequence below is a genomic window from Coffea arabica cultivar ET-39 chromosome 8e, Coffea Arabica ET-39 HiFi, whole genome shotgun sequence.
CTTAGGAGTAAACTTCATTTGTCCGCCATGAGTGAGAATGATTGATTTCCGAATGGCAAGCACTaactctcaaatttgaaaagaaCGAGGTCGAACATGCTTATTGAATGCTTTTGAAAGGCGAGCCTGATAGCACTCAATCCGTTGCTGAGCTTCCAATCTCTTTTCGTCGAGTGCATCTAACTCCTCAAGGCGAAGACAAACATTATGTTCTTCACTAAACCCTTCTTGAATCGCAATTCTTAGCGAAGGTATTTGACACTCAAGTGGAAGAATAGCTTCAACACCATAAACAAGTGCGTATGGGGTTGCTTGCGTGGGATTTCGAAAAGTAGTTCTGTATACTCAAAGAGCTTCTCTAATTCGAAAATGCCAATCCCTTTTTGATTTATCTACGATTTTCTTCAACAGATTCCATAATTTCTTGTTGAATGCTTCAGCGAGTCCATTTGCAGCAGCATAGTACATGGAAGAGTTGTATTGTttaaaatgaaacttttcgcAAAGCTTGTTCACTGCCACATTACAAAAAGATTTACCATTATCGGTGATGATATAACGTAGGACTCCATACCGATAAATGATGTGCAACCGAATGAAATCTACTACATTCTCCTTTTTGACCTCTCTTAGAGGAACTGTTTCAGCCCACTTTGAGAAGTAATCTGTCGTCGCCAAAATAAAAATGTGTCCGCCAGAAGACTTTGGAAGTGGTTCAACTATATCCAAACCCCAAGCATCGAACGGCTAAGAAGCCACAGTTGGGTGCAATGGCTCAGGAGGTTGATGGATGAAATTGCCATGGAATTGACAAGTTTGACATCTTCTAGCAAAGTCGATGCAGTCCTTCACCATCGTTGGCCAATAGTATCCCATTCTTTTAATACGAAAATGTAACTTCGGACCAGATTGATGTGCACCACATATCCCAGAGTGAGCCTCCTCCATTGCTTGCAtggcctcatcttctccaaaacATCGTAGAAACACTCCATCAAATGATCTTCGGTACAGTGTTTCTTTGTAGTAAATGAAGCGTGGCGCTCGACGACGTATATCAACCCTTTTCTTGGGATCTTCTGGTAACTTTCCATGATTAAGGTAATCAATGATGAGATGACGCCAATCCTCCGTTTCTATCTCAtggacaaaaatatgataagCATTTTCTTCTCCACCGTCATCTTCTTCGTCGAACATCGAAGGTATGATCCAATTTTGACATATTAAAATTTGATTTCGATGAGAAGGTAGAGTGATCATGGACGCCAACCTTGCCAAAGAATCAGCTTGTTGGTTGAAATTCCTTAGAATATGCTCTATAGTGACATTGTCTAAATATCCCATGAGTTGTCTTGCATACTTATAATATGGGATCAATTCAGGTTTCTTGACATCATAAACACCAAGAAGTTGATTTACCACTAATTTTGAATCACCATACACTCTAAAATGCAACTGTTTCATGTCTacagtgtgagaacccgtaatttgcattttctaggttttcgcatttttcatgacttgttttctgcactttctgtatccgaaaaattttctaaataaattttatgagtaaatatagtttttagatgatttttctagtatcaaatagattttgagaaattaagagcgtataccggacgtgggacccactagtgcgaaaagttcggaaaaattcggccaactagattaagttttgaatactggaattaatttatcgggtgttaagagataagtagagggtgttaagtggattgatataagGGAGACAAGGTAGGTgagcatttaataaaaggtgacaagtgtcaccataagatttagtcttaccatttgaccactattcatgcatTTACCAAATTactatcaaaattgaccaaaaacttCTTTTCATTTAAGCTTCTCTTagccgaatttcttgctcaagaaaagaacaaaatcctTCAACTTCCTAcctcataatcttgctccaatcttcaaattaaaccgataaaacttcaaatcactccataaaaactcttctcatggtaggattaaggttcttggtgaagtgatttggaagatttaagtgcaaggttgctccatctctttgattactaaggtgagttgtgatgaaccactctcctccctctaatgatgcttaaatcatgcttagtggtagtataagatgcaagtttatgaattaattcttgatttgtggttgaaatgatgaagttttattatttttggggatttttctgttttaatataagcatgattgtgtggctatttatgatgattggaaatggtctataatgacttaaggaggtgggaaaagtgattaattgcaaccaatttctgttttggaagaaaattgaaaaacctagggttcttaagggggcattctgtccgaatttttaggtcctagatagaggccgaattggccttagctcaaaacatgaaagttgtagggaatgacattttataggtgtctacaaaagttcaggtcaatcggagtagtgtagaatgagataattcgaaattactattgctgttctggttttacccgaaattgggatttgccactgtaattggttgttttggctggaatttcttccgaattggttgttgagaccttctgatgaaatttagccctgtttcttagctttcagctggttttggaatttctggatttggacttgtagagcctgagttatgatgtttctgctagaatgcattttggtgaatctgttttacgttgttgatgaagtatcttgcatttttgacctgtttgcactcaaaactgggttgagtgaccttctgtgatgttgtagccctgtcttttagcttcgagatgatggatcttgcaccctcatccgatactcgtagtgaaattggtgccattaccgcaaaatgaggacaaaaactatttttttttccgggccaaagctagttacatttccgaaatttctggtttcctttaatgtttgtatatggttatggaaccctattggggtcatatttggcattgatttatgactcgttatcgagtctcattgtacttgtttgcatgttttagggcttgctttcattccggtcatttcctagctaacttttgtacttgtactactttgagcctagtgaacggcttttgggaaatgagatgaattttgtgtgagatgttgggactgatttgaggaaataatgaagccttaatggctggaaaagtaagaaatttaggggaagtgctgcccgattttctaggccgtttggttcctttaagttggatttgccttttggtagaaatgaaaggcttttgggttgtttgcgcctaaatcttcatgttaccttttcgtttccaagaaaatcatgtttttgcacccttgcattagcatttatttggcaaggcgtacgacgtgtagtcgagcctcacttgtgcattccgtttactcgattttggatatgaaaccttcaattggtttattttgattattttagggtttcttggcgattaaggccaatctgaagtgaaaacttttgaggtatcggtacttgaaccggtgagtgttccactacctgctacccgttatgtgaaatacctgaatatctgaatacttgatttatgactattgaagccaaatactgttttgataaaatggaggcgagggtgtactttatcacactcgttctctggtctgttcatatgccaattttgaacgcgtatctgaatctgctatctgctatctgtatctgtatctgtatctgttatctgtatctggatctgtatctgttctgacgtcgtttggaagcttgtgtccagCGACCTTTCTGTGatctctgagctcaacccctgtggctagttactcgagtcgggccggcaagggcctggtcgattagataacgaaccacggtagtctgttttgggatctttgggtattgagacccttgattccgggtatactcgagtattaccatttctgctttgattggatttcgggcccggtgggggtatgtgaggtggaaggagtcgaaggaagtggagtctacggtattggttacttctttaacgttggcggagtgtcaactattatttcgatcaagcttcggtgacggaaatgggaatttggctcctgagagccacctgtatccttcctatgtgaatcattagttcctttactttacatctggcatgtgtatctgatttggtaaatgtgaaatgccatgattttactgctatatatttggtacctcattgagcgcaaggtcacccctttctgttcctttttgttttccttacaggaaaataaatacttttggactggatttgacaaatggctgccaaattgagctagttgaacatatcttttgtatagctcatgtattaaaaccctaaatgtaatTTTGGGGactgttttccttttgatttggcaaaccagacatgtatccacttttaaATACTTTTGTAtaccactttggcttgtaaatgctaagtttcaagatgtgaatgtttgcttggtatttggttgggttctaacgggtcggttactattcatagccgacttcgtttcattttttttatttcaacattttgacttgtttacgcgcgttataagttccggaacgcaatagatcgctttAATCtacatcgttagtcctggcgagagttgggcaggcagtccgctaacccctttggttcgcctttggggaaagtggggctgtcacatacagCCGTTTCCAGCTCAAGAATTAACGTTTGATGTTCGGTCATATTATTTGAATACCGGCGTGTTAAAGTGAAAGAGTACGCCAATATATCTGTTTCAAGAGTATAAAAGACAATTCCCGCACCATCTCCATCACCGTGAGTAGCTCCAACGAAATACATCGACCATGAAAATTCGACCACAAACACTTCTTCATCGAGAGTTCATCAATCAACTCCCACTCGGTAGGCATGGGATGATCGGCTAGAAAGTCTGCCAATACTTGTCCTTTGACAGCCTTCACAGGTAcgtaaataatttcaaactgtTAAAATTGAAGGTACCATCTCGCAAGTCGGTCAGATAGTACAGGTTTTGCCATGACATATTTAATGGGATTGGACTTGGATATAAGTCGAACAGTGTGTGTTTGAAAATAATGTTTCAACTTCTGAATGGCAAATATAAGTGCCAAACACAACTTCTCGATGGGTGTGTAATTCAACTCATTAGATGTCATCATCCGACTCAAGTAATACAATGCATTCTCCTTaccttcatcattttcttgagcaagtaaAGCCCCAACCGACCGCTCTTGGGTGGAAATATAGAGGATCAATGATTTTCCTGGAATTGGCGCAGCTAACGTAGGGGGATTTATGAGGTACGTTTTAATGCTTGTAAAAGCATTTCTACAAGTTTCATCCCACTCGAAAGGTACTCCTTTTTTCATTAGTCGACTGAAAGGTTGGCATCGTCCAGCCAAATTAGAGATAAACCTCCGGATGTAAGCCAATCTTCCTTGAAGGCTTTTCAATTCATTGATATTTCGTGGTTTAGGCATGTTCACAATGTCATCAATTTTagatcaatcgacctctattcCCCGTTGATGAACGATGAAACCAAGAAACTTGCCAAAAGTGACCCCAAATGTGCACTTCAAAGGATTCATTTTCAGTTGGTATTTTCGAAAGCATTGAAAAACTCTTCGAAggtcttgaatatgatattcTCGTATCTTTGATTTTACCACCAGATCGTCAATGTAGCACTCCACATTTCTATGAAACATATCATCAAAAATTCTTTGCATTACCCTTTGATATGTCGCTCCAGCATTTTTCAAACCAAACGGCATCACTTTATAGCAACAAATTCCCTTGGAAGTGCGAAAGGCAGTGAGCTCCTCGTCCTCGGTTGCCATGCATATTTGCTTGTAGCCAAACGATCCATCGAGAAAAGATAATGTTTCATGTCCTGTTGTAGCATCTACTGTTAATTCTGTGATGGGGAGCAGAAAATCATCCTTGGGGCAAGCCTCATTTAAATCTcgaaaatcaacaaaaattcgGATTTGCCCATTCTTCTTCCTTACAGGGACGATGCTTGAAATTCATGCTGGATATTTCACTTCCCGTATGAATCCAGTCTCAATCAATCTATTTATCTCATTTTCTATCAGAGGAATTAATTCGGGTCGAAAACGTCTTTGAGTTTGCTTGACAGGTTTTGTTCCTCACTTGATAGACAAATTACAAATAGCGATCTTTGGATCCAAACCAGGCATTTCTGAGTAATTCCAGGCAAAGACATCTTTGAATTTGAACAACAAATCAACatattctttctcttcttcaggCGTTATACAAGAACTTATGTAAATTGGACGAGGGTCGTCACTTGTGCCAAGATTAATCTCTTTTAACATATCAACTGTATTTTTTACTCCTTGTTCAAATTCAGGGGGAGCGTCATCTgcattttcctcttctttttcagGATCACTGATCGTAATATGATAGTTGGAAGCAATACTTTCTTGatcttgtttttcaaagatGGTTTCGATCCTTACGTTAAACAAGTTTCCATAATGcataaagaaattgaaaactcattttcTCGGAtcattcttcttcattggagtgagattttcttcattgataACTTGGTACTCTTGTTTTTTACTGCCTAATCTCTCATGGACGGGCGATTTTAAATTCTTCAATTGCGGTCCAGTCTATCAAATGTAGAAGTGTGTTTTGACTTATTTCTCAATCTATCGAAAACGGATCTCTTTCGGCTTGTGACCTCCATTTCTTCGTTCATATAGTTACAACTTGCCTTTTTGATCATTATACGCACAGGAGAGAGCGGTTGATAACCAAGATCCATCGATGAATTTTCAACGTTATAACCTCTTTCTTTCAACATTTTTTGCGTAGGCGTCAATCCATGAGTCTTCTCGCCAGTCACTTCAGGAGGGAGTTTGTCCAATGCATTCTTCTCATTTGGGTTATAACCTGCCTTAGCAAAAAACCTATATGCATTTGGATCAAAACCTTCTTGAGTTCGATTAGTTGGTAGTGGGTCATGTTCCACTGCCGGTTCTTCTTTGGGACGGACAAACCCTTGCAAACTCGCTTTCTTACTTTTAACAGGCTCTATTTTAGTAAGCGGAACATTTAATGTGTCATTCTTGATAAAAGAAAACTGACCTTCTTCTCTCTTTGATCTTGGAATATAACACATAATGGGTACTTTGGAATCTTGACCTTCTTTCTTTGCtgactcttttctttttgcttctttttgaaaataaaatttggcATCAGCAAAGTGAGTCTCGGCCTCAGTGAACGGTTTATCATCGGCAACAACTTTCTTAACTATACCGTCTCGACAATACTTCAAACATTAATGAAGGGTAGACGGTATAATTTCATTGTCATAAATCCAGAGTCTTCCCAAAAGCATGTTATAAGAGGTTTTGATGTCAATAATATGGAATAACACACTTGAAAACAACTCACCAATGAGCAATTCAAGCCTTATTAGGCCAATTGCTCTTTGCCCCCTTGGTTAAATCCTTGGATCATGAGGCAGCTCTGGGAGAGTGATAGGttacaattttatcatttattttattattaattttccctattatctgacctgatgtgaattaattattagattctactcatttttcgtaatttacatatatttcagggagtagaacgaaaataccataataagtgccaatttgacagttatcaggaaagagttcaagtagcaggcATTCAGGGTATTTTTGGAACAAGGAGACACAAGTCCTTTTTTGGTAATTTGCGGAAGATAGAATAAAAGGAGGAAAGGAACGAAGGGTTGAGGGAGCTTCTTCTTCCTCCGGAGGCTTCGTCCTCTCCGCAAGGGGACCGCCGCACAGGAGCCAAGCATTAGAGTAgctttgatttttcctttcttaGCTTTTTAGCAGTAGTTCTCTCGTTGGTGATGACAAGGAAAAACAATAGACTTCCTTTAGCTTTCTTTGACTTTTTCCTTTCGTCTTTTGTGGTTGCCCCCTGCGCATGTCAGAAGGAATGGAGCATTagcctttgacttttcctttgtAGCTTTTGATTGTTTTGCTTCCTTCGCATGAGCAGACAACTCTTGTTCCAATTTTGCGTGGGATATGTTCACCAAAAATGAACTAATTCCTTTtgtctagtcaagggacaacggatgctttgggtcgcctaaaattgtgagatcgatttaatttaatctttttcttttatttattggtattcgcatattccttaTTTGCAATGCTtgtgattatttaattaattgattgtcttggatccagataattagttgattgggtaacctattgtcaattagggcattaaattcgtaattgtttaattatcctgaaatagtgacaactggcacgattagattcgtgtcagggggatacgtgggctaatctaaaataacccttgtagtgcgttatttggttagaatagagctcctctaatacgtaaggcaattgggaaattaaatcttacgggcgtacttaggattatttctcaattagagcagtgattaacgggcgtaccttgatcaccgacacagtaaggaggggttgactgtcatcgcttgtttggtagttataacctatttattgataaataattggaattgcctttgtttcgatgatcaattaggtgaaccattgctgaagttatttcttggctagatccttaattatcgctcatttgattttagtaatttgttatttaatttttagtagtttcttagattttatttgaattccCTCGAGTGTCACCTTCTGCACAATAACACCCCcctttgtcactgtgaatttgaaaagaaacaattactcccaatccctgtggattcgaccctgctcaccgttatctacagaaattacttttagtttgagcaggttttattattgcacaggtttcgacaacctgtcaatttttggcgccgttgccggggactggtgccagattaatttgtttctttttgagttcatcttgtttttatttttttttatttttttttctcttatttttttttttgatatagtttatggcttctaacacttCGTATTTTGGTGAAATACTGGATTTTCTTTCCGAGAAAGGCGATGGGACTAGTTTTTTCGCTAAGTCTGCATATTcagaggcactaaactctattagaaaaagaatggctgctgcaacctgtaaaatttgttatgccagggatcattcaaccggtatgtgccccgaatatcaagataatctgagtgtcccactcaacaattatggagatttttcaccctggtctcaaacgtggtataaccctaatccaaacgggtatgatcaaggatggtgggataactccaattataattatacaacggGGCCcatgaattttcagcagtatgagtctcaagaatcgtcatctatgtcaggtatgtcttttgaagaaatagttgaaccaatagctactaatacataccaattccaacaggagacacaaatgaggaatgagatgatgaaggatgcaatgaattatctggcagatcaactatgtctattgacatccagaataaatcgagtggcttctcaaatggaagaattgccctcgaaaACCGTTGTTGACctagaagaaaatgagagtgcaatttgctTGACTGGTGATGAGAAGAtgcaagagtgtcaaaatgagaaatctacagatgcagttgaaaaggaagttaaTGTGCAGAAAATGAGCCCCCAATATCAACCCgtccaagtgaatgaatccagtggacaatctccaaatgcggtgacatcttctccactccttaatcaatattttcctgactccTATTATTCAACTCCTGTtactgaaattgattttattataccagaaaatttaaaatttcatgacaggaataagttaagagtggagatggcaaaatatcttgaaccaatgaatgcgtgtgatggaggagtgagtggAGAATGCAGATCATTGTTGACTTATTTAGcgccatttactagtccatggaagcccgtaaCTCGTGTGCCCAAGAATTACTCCATCTATGAGGGTTACCAGGATCACATTGAAGATGAAGCATTGaagcgagccacaagattttatcctccatgagcaaaacatgataatgtctagccaaagacattaaagaaaggcgctcattgggaggcaacccaattattccttttaattgtttgttttgatttcgtgtgatagtttaaatatgttttccttgaatttgactgatttcggATTTTAATTTTCGTTTTTGATGATTTGTAGGTGTCCTACcctcatgacgcgcccgcgtcatgACGTATGGAGAGCTCATGGTCAGAATCGTCAGAAGGGGTTCTcgccctcatgacgtgcccgcgtca
It includes:
- the LOC140012703 gene encoding uncharacterized protein, yielding MKQLHFRVYGDSKLVVNQLLGVYDVKKPELIPYYKYARQLMGYLDNVTIEHILRNFNQQADSLARLASMITLPSHRNQILICQNWIIPSMFDEEDDGGEENAYHIFVHEIETEDWRHLIIDYLNHGKLPEDPKKRVDIRRRAPRFIYYKETLYRRSFDGVFLRCFGEDEAMQAMEEAHSGICGAHQSGPKLHFRIKRMGYYWPTMVKDCIDFARRCQTCQFHGNFIHQPPEPLHPTVAS